The following coding sequences are from one Roseburia hominis A2-183 window:
- a CDS encoding acyltransferase, with amino-acid sequence MEKKERDSGLELLRIIGLFLIFWMHGASSYVNNSLSAWLCIVIETIGNVGVPVFILISGYFGIRFKPKKLLQLDLMLIFYCWTGLALRFAWGDAAEYGMEQILSYVLPVIGRNSWYFTCYFALAILSPFLNEFVEKLEKETFRRMLVLMLVIFSGITTFLFFDITQDGGKGIVNMTLLYLIGRYIRLYQDKKVYSRKKLITAYVAIMAVCIALNGALYVVSGTVQNRFSRDNTLFTIAASVCLFLLFKDLHFRSKVVNRLATHVPAVFTMEWTLRGVVTAYMFDYLAWRESNWHELILFGVCFLLLAMGTVIDELRVLLLGRAEEKLADLEYRGLTTVCGTLKRCILRFF; translated from the coding sequence ATGGAGAAAAAGGAAAGAGATTCAGGTCTGGAGCTTTTGCGCATCATCGGATTGTTCCTGATCTTCTGGATGCATGGGGCGAGCAGTTATGTAAATAATTCGCTGAGTGCCTGGCTGTGTATTGTGATTGAGACAATCGGAAATGTCGGGGTTCCGGTCTTTATCCTGATTTCAGGATATTTCGGGATCCGGTTCAAACCTAAAAAACTCCTGCAGCTGGATCTGATGCTGATCTTTTACTGCTGGACCGGTCTTGCGCTGCGCTTTGCGTGGGGAGATGCCGCAGAGTATGGAATGGAACAGATTCTCTCCTATGTACTTCCGGTCATTGGCCGCAATTCCTGGTATTTTACCTGCTACTTTGCACTGGCGATTTTAAGTCCGTTCTTAAACGAATTTGTGGAAAAGCTGGAGAAGGAGACCTTCCGCAGGATGCTTGTGCTGATGTTAGTGATCTTTTCGGGTATCACGACATTTCTCTTTTTCGATATCACACAGGATGGCGGAAAGGGAATCGTCAATATGACCCTGTTGTACCTGATCGGGCGGTATATCCGCCTGTATCAGGATAAAAAGGTGTACAGCCGGAAAAAACTCATCACGGCGTATGTTGCCATCATGGCAGTCTGTATTGCATTAAACGGGGCACTGTATGTGGTGAGTGGTACGGTGCAGAATCGGTTTTCGCGTGACAATACGCTCTTTACGATCGCAGCTTCGGTGTGCCTGTTCCTGCTTTTTAAGGATCTGCATTTTCGCAGTAAGGTGGTCAACCGTCTGGCAACGCATGTTCCGGCGGTCTTTACGATGGAGTGGACGCTCCGCGGAGTGGTCACGGCGTACATGTTCGACTATCTGGCGTGGAGGGAGAGCAACTGGCATGAGCTGATCCTCTTTGGGGTATGCTTCCTGCTGCTTGCCATGGGAACCGTGATCGATGAACTGCGTGTACTCCTGCTCGGGCGGGCAGAGGAAAAGCTTGC